In Ascaphus truei isolate aAscTru1 chromosome 5, aAscTru1.hap1, whole genome shotgun sequence, one genomic interval encodes:
- the CLK4 gene encoding dual specificity protein kinase CLK4 gives MRHSNRTRYPDWDEQESWDYKKYSRSYKRKRRSRSSEQENKHCKHRHCHLQSSDNHNPEERPMIERDHHGRRYVEYRNNYNDYESGHRRRDYDSYHTQCSKSSGKSVISNHRERHRKYRHSSHVSHSKSHRRKRSRSVEDDEEGHLICESGDVLRGRYEIVHTVGEGAFGKVVECIDHKGGGVRVAVKIIKNVERYREAAQSEVQVLEHLNTQDPKNTFRCVQMLERFDHRGHVCIVFELLGLSTYDFIKENSFLPFHLDHIRNMAHQICKSINFLHQNKLTHTDLKPENILFVQSDYEVSYNHKRKRDERHLKNSDIKIVDFGSATYDTEHHSALVSTRHYRAPEVILELGWSQPCDVWSIGCILIEYYIGLTVFQTHDSKEHLAMMETILGPLPLHMIQKTRKHKYFYHDRLDWDEHTIAGRYVKRRCKPLKEFMLCEDCDHQLLFDLIQRMLEYDPTKRITLDEALRHPFFDKLKKVTSVSSPVT, from the exons ATGCGTCACTCCAATCGTACTCGCTATCCTGATTGGGATGAACAGGAGAGCTGGGATTACAAAAAGTACAGCAGAAGCTACAAACGAAAGAGAAGATCACGTAGCAGTGAGCAAGAGAACAAACACTGCAAACACAGACATTGTCACTTACAATCATCTGATAA CCACAACCCAGAAGAAAGACCCATGATCGAGAGAGATCACCATGGCAGACGATATGTGGAATACAGAAATAACTACAATGATTACGAGAGTGGACACCGTCGGAGAGACTATGATAGCTACCACACCCAGTGCAGCAAGTCATCTGGGAAAAGTGTCATAAGcaatcacagagagagacataggaAGTATCGTCATTCCAGTCATGTTTCACATTCG AAGAGTCACCGCAGGAAAAGATCCAGGAGTGTagaggatgatgaggagggtcACCTGATCTGTGAAAGTGGAGACGTACTAAGAGGAAGAT ATGAAATTGTTCACACTGTGGGAGAAGGGGCTTTTGGAAAAGTAGTGGAGTGTATTGATCATAAGGG gGGTGGTGTACGAGTAGCagtcaaaataataaaaaatgttgaGAGATATCGTGAAGCTGCCCAATCTGAAGTACAAGTGTTGGAGCATTTGAACACACAGGATCCAAAGAACACATT cCGATGTGTACAGATGTTGGAAAGGTTTGATCACCGTGGTCATGTTTGCATAGTTTTTGAACTGCTTGGCCTAAGTACTTACGACTTCATTAAAGAAAATAGCTTTTTACCTTTCCATTTGGACCATATAAGGAATATGGCTCATCAGATCTGCAAATCTATCAACT tTTTACATCAAAATAAACTTACTCACACAGAtcttaaaccagaaaatattctgtTTGTACAGTCTGACTATGAAGTTTCGTATAACCATAAAAGG AAACGTGATGAGCGCCATTTGAAAAACAGTGACATCAAAATTGTGGACTTTGGGAGTGCTACGTATGATACTGAGCATCACAGTGCTTTGGTTTCCACAAGACATTATAGAGCTCCTGAAGTTATTTTGG AATTAGGATGGTCCCAGCCATGTGATGTTTGGAGCATAGGTTGTATATTGATTGAATACTATATTGGATTGACTGTTTTTCAG ACTCATGACAGCAAAGAACACTTGGCAATGATGGAAACCATTTTGGGTCCTTTACCACTCCACATGATACAAAAGACTAG GAAACACAAGTACTTTTATCATGACCGGTTGGATTGGGATGAACATACCATTGCAGGTCGATATGTTAAGCGGCGATGCAAACCTTTAAAG GAATTTATGCTTTGCGAAGACTGTGATCATCAACTACTATTTGATCTTATCCAAAGAATGTTGGAGTATGACCCAACTAAAAGAATCACTCTTGATGAAGCTTTGAGGCATCCTTTTTTTGACAAGTTAAAGAAGGTTACATCTGTCTCTTCACCAGTAACTTAA